A genomic region of Amphiura filiformis chromosome 6, Afil_fr2py, whole genome shotgun sequence contains the following coding sequences:
- the LOC140155633 gene encoding UV radiation resistance-associated protein-like, translated as MSRAEGGQRTKHVGLVTQQRRLRHLRSLSARNIIVERSKADKDALMETYFTLHLTPSSEGFYTSEKVQDSLNPTWRSFDLQQSGVNVDFSRSCFLVRVWGGRKGDYRLIIEWKVNLKELCYLGERIHKDGLKYQPNTIIFGMFEGFYSSADNIADTDRNVHNDFKESVEVEQNSAIFCYGIYSLGRLHTTQRAICQTKSSESKVRCAIMEKLTRAEARTKLLSSKETLLLKVNLLRDELEQRRLLLEAETVICKKETAKVQNAVEEMRDKTKQLQKDWEQLRKDKQQLHEQREESRKLHHQYRERKTTLISELADIYPIVELGKNHAILGIKLPNAENYAGSDDTATATALGHTCHLILMVARFLQLPLRYPMMHCGSRSVVRDHITEQLAERDRDFPLFSRGKERFQFNYAVYLLNRNIAQLRFALGLPTTDLRMTLPNLKSLLETKWGVKVTSPSVLQVEPAVVSQHQLSPGSQGSSGSEVAIPGADAPHQYPSQYSETPASIASEVTPDAQQDNDGIPHSPPPPYQSSDDQSINSEGASIGESAGSLAETGIAINKALQHTVQYADDHNSVVEEDPLSTSPSLHSNDASGAFPVLEGSSNSTVKEQSEQLENDMQNDRTTLEIPNKGAMGDAISIEQGCHNVPTPNRTENDPCDSQDAAALPSQVDSSHIPKDNGNHLHQYGDEPLHQNTKNNISASPTVIQGNENHHNHNSHIERSSAASKENIPTTVASSQQVPSTVSSQNQCQENARLEEGGGNNNAGMDDPMEVQRLMDSLGVIDGMFQFEDLGSRTDALDDARTGSFSSFRKPNASGGSLN; from the exons AGGCGGCTGCGGCACCTACGTAGTCTTTCTGCTCGTAATATCATTGTAGAACGTAGCAAAGCAGACAAGGATGCATTAATGGAGACTTACTTTACCTTACATCTCACACCATCATCTGAAG GATTTTATACAAGTGAAAAAGTACAAGATTCACTG AATCCTACATGGAGGAGTTTTGATTTACAGCAGTCTGGAGTCAATGTTGATTTCTCACGGTCCT GTTTTCTAGTGAGAGTATGGGGAGGCAGGAAAGGGGATTACAGGCTGATCATAGAATGGAAAGTCAACCTTAAAGAGCTGTGTTATCTTGGTGAAAGG ATTCATAAAGATGGGCTGAAGTATCAACCTAATACAATTATATTTGGTATGTTTGAAGGCTTCTACAGTTCAGCAGATAATATAGCT GACACTGATAGGAATGTACATAATGACTTCAAGGAGTCAGTAGAAGTGGAGCAGAATTCTGCTATCTTTTGTTATGGAATCTACTCATTAGGAAG ATTACACACAACCCAGCGTGCAATATGTCAGACAAAGTCGTCAGAATCAAAGGTGCGGTGTGCTATTATGGAGAAACTTACCAGAGCTGAAGCAAGAACCAAGTTG CTTTCAAGTAAAGAAACACTCCTGTTAAAAGTTAATCTTCTACGTGATGAGCTGGAGCAGCGAAGACTGCTGCTAGAGGCAGAGACTGTCATCTGTAAAAAAGAAACAGCAAAAGTTCAAAATGCTGTGGAAGAGATGAGAGATAAAACAAAGCAACTCCAAAAAGACTGGGAGCAGCTAAGAAAAGATAAGCAACAACTGCATGAACagag AGAAGAAAGCAGAAAATTGCACCACCAATATAGAGAACGTAAGACGACTCTGATATCGGAATTAGCCGACATCTATCCAATCGTGGAACTCGGCAAGAATCATGCTATCTTGGGGATTAAGCTGCCAAATGCAGAGAATTATGCAG GTTCAGATGATACTGCAACAGCAACTGCCCTCGGCCACACGTGTCATCTAATTCTGATGGTTGCACGCTTCTTACAACTACCGCTacgctatcccatgatgcattgtggcTCAAGATCTGTTGTTAGGGATCACATCACAGAACAACTCGCTGAAAGAGATAGAGA TTTTCCACTGTTCAGCCGAGGCAAGGAACGCTTCCAGTTCAACTACGCTGTGTATTTACTAAATCGTAACATTGCACAGCTGAGATTTGCACTAGGTCTCCCCACTACAGATCTGAGAATGACGCTTCCCAATCTCAAGTCATTACTGGAAACCAAATGGGGTGTCAAAGT GACCAGCCCATCAGTGCTACAAGTGGAACCAGCAGTGGTATCCCAACATCAACTGTCTCCTGGTAGCCAAGGCTCATCAGGCTCAGAGGTAGCCATCCCTGGAGCAGACGCACCCCATCAATACCCTTCACAGTACTCAGAAACACCAGCCTCAATTGCATCAGAAGTAACCCCCGATGCACAGCAAGATAACGACGGCATTCCTCACAGTCCACCGCCGCCATACCAGTCTTCAGATGATCAAAGCATCAACAGCGAAGGTGCTAGTATAGGGGAGAGTGCAGGAAGTTTAGCTGAGACTGGTATTGCCATTAATAAAGCACTACAACACACAGTGCAATATGCAGATGATCACAATAGCGTTGTGGAGGAGGATCCTTTATCCACATCACCAAGTTTACATAGCAATGATGCTAGTGGAGCATTCCCTGTGTTAGAAGGCAGTAGCAATAGCACTGTAAAAGAACAAAGTGAACAATTAGAAAACGATATGCAAAATGATAGGACTACTTTGGAAATACCCAACAAAGGTGCCATGGGTGATGCAATATCAATAGAACAAGGCTGTCATAATGTGCCAACTCCAAATAGGACAGAAAATGATCCGTGCGATAGTCAAGATGCAGCTGCCTTGCCTTCCCAGGTGGACTCCTCTCACATTCCAAAAGATAACGGTAATCATTTGCATCAGTATGGCGATGAGCCGCTTCATCAAAATACTAAGAACAATATCTCGGCCTCTCCCACTGTTATCCAAGGTAATGAAAATCACCACAATCACAACTCGCATATAGAGAGGTCTAGCGCAGCTTCCAAAGAAAACATTCCCACCACTGTGGCAAGTTCTCAGCAAGTGCCAAGTACTGTGTCATCACAAAATCAATGTCAGGAAAATGCAAGATTGGAAGAGGGCGGTGGTAATAATAATGCAGGGATGGACGATCCAATGGAGGTGCAACGTTTAATGGATAGCCTCGGTGTTATCGATGGAATGTTCCAATTTGAAGATCTCGGATCAAGAACGGATGCACTTGATGATGCTCGTACTGGTAGTTTCTCAAGTTTTCGTAAGCCAAATGCCAGTGGAGGCAGCTTAAATTGA